The region GATCCAGGAACCTTTACGGCTTCACTTCCAAGACTACCACTTATGCACCCAAACTCCGTTTCATCATCATCACTATCAATACTTTTAGGAGTCACACGGTTCTGATAACTTCTACGCCGGATAAGAAATACATTGAAGTAATAGCTTCCCACGTCTTGCCTAGTCTTACCGGGAAAAAACTTGGACGCACTAGGCCAGAATGTATTTAATGATGGTGGTTCGAACTGAACCATGTATTTGAATCTCTTTTCTTCTTCAGCTGTCCACCGAAGTGTGACTTCCTCCCCCATCCCATCGAATTTCCAACGATAGAACACTGAGCCCAGTTCAAGctttaatttcatccttttctcagCAATATGAAGTCTAATACATTCAACAGAGCCTGGAATCTGACAGCTACATGAATTTGGTCTTCCCTTACCAATTTGATCTGTTACAGCCAATGAATTATGTTCTTCACATTTCACGGGCCATTCCAATGTGCCTAGCCATTTGGAATCAGTATCAGAAACTATTCCACTCCATTCAGGGACTTCAGCTTGAAAGCGAGGACCTACAAACACTTGTCTTCTGAAAGAATCATCCACAGATGACTCTGCAGCCATACTTGTATCCAACGATGATAAGTCCATAGCTACAACAGGTTGCTCCTCAGGACCACATTCAGACTTTGTACTGTTGAGACACATCAAGTTGTTCTCTAAGGTTGAAGCAGAAATGCAACAAGAGCATGATCTAACCTCTCCATAAACTGGTAATGGAGAGATGTATCATCGAACATGGATGGATGCATCTTACGGTTCTTCTGCAAGTTAAACAACAATACACATCTAAATTCGACAAACTAACCTAATTTCACACGCAAACTAGTATAGAAGTGAGTAAAATTCACATAACAAACTTGTTTATTGATaactttgaatttttatatattgtgaATCATTAACTTTGTATGTAGATTTTGGTCAACAGCAACTATTACTAATAAATAGTTCTATACCATCCAGATTTGATGATGCTTAGCAAAGTCTCAGGATGAAATCTTAAACAACTAGCAAAACCAAATTTATGTAGGATAAAGAGTTAACCTGCGACAGAGACGGTTCAACAACTGAACGATCATCCCTTTTCTGCCTTAAAGCTTCGCGTGCTCTAATGGCTTGTATCCAAAATTCATTGCCAACGTGATCTTTCCACTTGGAAGGCTCCAATATCGCCCCTGCTGAAGGATCATCCAGACATTTAGCAACCTGGATTACCCAATTCAACATTCCTGATAAAGATTCTCTCTTTCTTTTACGAGTAGTAAATTCTTTCTGAGGAAAAGGTGGACCGAAATCATTTCTACATACTCTTTCTTTTTCCTCGTAATCACCAAACATTTGCAATCTACATTTCAACCGGTTAGCAGCATCAATACCAATGAACTGGTCATGTTTTACATATTCCATAGAGCCACTCTATTTACCACCACTTTTGGACGAACCCCATTAGTAAACAACCCCTAACTCCTCTTCATGCTCTAATGACAAGAAGCCAAAATTCCCAACATCCGAACCTTCTCTATTTCTCTTCTTCAACCATTTTTCAAGCTCATGCAAATACTTGGCATAAATCAATTTAACCGAAGCTGAAACCTCAAGATCCAACCCTAATTCTTTCACCACAAAAGCCCATAGTCCCTTTTTCGACACAAACTCATATCCACCAATCTCCCTAACTACAAGGAAAAGCTTGAGTAAATCTGGTGATTGCATATCATTCCCAGCATTGGTGGCATAGGCCTGATAAACCCTTACCAGTAACTTCTTTTAAATAACCAGAAAGAACCAGATCAAACAAGCATCTCAATCTATCTTTATGATCACAAAACTCTTCAACACTATCCTTCGTTACATGACTTACACAATCTAAACCAGACCCATTTGTTAAACTTGACCATCCTGCCATGGAAGTtagaatttcttttcctttccctttctaaaacaaaagggtttttttttatatctttttaatgGCTGATGAAATGAATCCagcaaaaacaaagaaataacaaAAGAAGATGAAATCTGTAATGGGCATAAATAAGATCCTTTTGCCCCTTTGTCTACGAAGTTATATTACCTCGTGGGTTTTTGTATTTGTTGACTATCTTTGCTTTTTAGAAGCCGCCCAATACAATTTACAGGATCCCAGAGAAAGTAGAGATGCAATGTATCATTAAGACAAAATGATTGAAGAACAGGGATTTTTAAGGTTCGGATTATCAAATTTCCGGTTATACTTAGGGTTAAGTAAAAGAAATTAGGTCAATTTTAAATATCTTCTACCTTTCtaagtttataatatattatatattatctaaTGAGTAAGCTACAATCAATATCACTAAATTACTATTAAGTTACGTTTGgttagttaattttaaaaaattataaaataattatttaattattgaaagtttacatttaagtcattaaactattcgaaaattttcatttaaaccaCCGggatattaagttttttttagaaaaaagttTGGCTTACAAGCTCCAAGCGACGATTTAACAATTGGTACGGTGGATCAGTATCTATCAACGAGTAGAAAAATATACCTTAGATCCATTTCGATCTGACGACTAATGTCgaagatcaaagaagaaaatgGTTTGGATTTTGGTTCACAGATTCATaacatttaaactattttaagaaaaaatgaaCAGTAGAAGAAAAGGAGGAGAGCTTTTGATTGTTGCAAGCAATATGAATAAAGAAAGCCAACCAAGAGCTATTTTAACATCCTATTGtctaaataaaaactttcaaatagttcagtgatTATTTGTAACTTTTTTAGGTTGAGCGAAAAAAAaccgtaaacttactaatagtttatgACTTTGGATGTAGTTTATCCTtagtaatttataacacataaaaattaaatggtAAACTATAGTAGAGGTGACTCAATTATGTTTTTTTGTCACCTAACTatgaaagttacaaaatagtcattcacctattttttgtatttttttgtcacCAATTGGCTAACGTAAAAAtggaaacacccaaaaatctaaGTTAATTcgatgaccaaaaaagaaaaaaattatagttgGGTAACTGCTAATGTAGTTTGCCCAGATTAAATTTATAACTTCACAAAACATAAATCTATAGTAGTATATAATGCTATAatgtaaacatattaaaaaaattaaattgcctatatatatacttttaataaatggaaaatatataaaattattaactattaaattaaaatataatatttttcaaaaatttaaaaaaataatatgagtgaatttaaaaataaatttaagttaaCCATTTACAAATATAAGCGAGTTTGGGTAtacaattttaattataaatatagatatatatatttttatagaagaaaagaAAGCATCATAATGCCttatttcaatttggtcttaCAATGTCATCTCCTAGTTTATCTTTTAGAAGTAATTTCTTAACATGAAATGAAGAAAATTCTAtctttgtaacacctctaacccatatccatcgccggaacagggttacggagcattattgaaatttacaaatcaaatatagtcaattcataacattaacattcatatcagaaatcaatcataattaatcatattgtccattatatgagccctcgagacccaaaatacgcattagaaataagtcgggactaaaccgagtgctcaaaatttttttcaaaaaacatcaaaatttttctaatgtgcaggggacacacgcccatgtgtctcacacggtcaagaaacatacctgtgtctcaggccgtgtgaacattcgaaataaggacacacagccgtgtctcagcccgtgtccaaaAATATGAgttctctgacttaggtcacatggccaagccacacgcccgtgtgctaggccgtgtatcaCATACTGCTAAGACACAggcccgtgtctcttcccgtgtggacgaaatagtattttcaagccacATTTTCACCCATTTGTTCAACCTCCATCAATTTGCTACTCATAATCCATAACAGACTTCATCCAGCCAAAAATCAAGTTTAATACAtaacatatcatcacatatgtTCAAAATCAAACTTGACAAAAACCGtacacacatatatgcatattttacaattataCTTCTCAAACACTCATCAATAGCCATGTGATTTCCATCATTCATCCattcaaacacacatcaaacatgttaatgcctttatatataatatcaaaGTACAAATCAAACCTACAATGACTAATTTCACCAAAACAATACATgcattaataaaaaattagtttgtaatatatatacgaaatgagctgatggatagtgtgagattCCGCCAAGTTCAACCCACGAGCTTTCGATTTATTAAAAACGGGAAAATAAATaggtaagcattttaatgcttagtaagttcgtataacatggaatttaattacaattaatcaCATTAAGGTAAGCATAAATCATATTCAACCGAATTGACAAAAGCCCTAACACTTATTCTCATCAACTATGTTAGACatgtatttcatataaatatcaagaaacatgtatgagcacaacaataatcaaattttcgtacacatatactttccacatcaagtgtccatataacatgtataaatcatatccatgtattttaagtatttactcatAATAATTCATTTCGAATTTATATTGTCTCATGTCAGAActttgtccgttgaatcatttacaatttcgatggatacacgggtagtacacacaaagtgtacattctataattcgtcaattcatatatAGGTATGCCATTCGAGCATGTAATTGGGAAGCTCTTCCGAGCCATACATCGGGAAGCTTATGTGAGCCATGTAATgggaaagctcataagagccatatacgggaagctcaagagagccaTTAATCGGNNNNNNNNNNNNNNNNNNNNNNNNNNNNNNNNNNNNNNNNNNNNNNNNNNNNNNNNNNNNNNNNNNNNNNNNNNNNNNNNNNNNNNNNNNNNNNNNNNNNNNNNNNNNNNNNNNNNNNNNNNNNNNNNNNNNNNNNNNNNNNNNNNNNNNNNNNNNNNNNNNNNNNNNNNNNNNNNNNNNNNNNNNNNNNNNNNNNNNNNNNNNNNNNNNNNNNNNNNNNNNNNNNNNNNNNNNNNNNNNNNNNNNNNNNNNNNNNNNNNNNNNNNNNNNNNNNNNNNNNNNNNNNNNNNNNNNNNNNNNNNNNNNNNNNNNNNNNNNNNNNNNNNNNNNNNNNNNNNNNNNNNNNNNNNNNNNNNNNNNNNNNNNNNNNNNNNNNNNNNNNNNNNNNNNNNNNNNNNNNNNNNNNNNNNNNNNNNNNNNNNNNNNNNNNNNNNNNNNNNNNNNNNNNNNNNNNNNNNNNNNNNNNNNNNNNNNNNNNNNNNNNNNNNNNNNNNNNNNNNgtgcgtaatcgactcccggaCCTGTTTTTCTtaaattcgcagaccaaaatcatttttaacggtgaaccggtcacaccttaataaaagatcggtggcgactccccattttattttcaaaagtcgatccccattttttcaaaatttaaaaatggtttcgacatagtCTTTTAATAggttttctcattttttattagacttaggacatgtttaggttcatttactaatataagttttctTTTCATATTACGATCCAACCACATAATATAGCTTAGTACTAATTAAATGTTAGATAACCAATAAGTcaatatttgcttttattttgttttgtgtgtAAATACCATTAAGGACAATATAAAAaagatattaatgtaattaatgaatattattataccaatttgtttgaaaaatataagtatacaaaatgaatatgcTACACTTAGGGCATCAAATCCAACAATCTTTTCACATTTAAGAGTTTTTTGTTATCCTTGTTATGCTAAGAACCCTCATATTCAGGATAAAGTAACCCCTCGTTTGATTCCTTCGGTTCTTATGGGTCACTTTACTGTTCAAAAAGGCTACATTTTGCTTAATCTTGAGACTAAATGTTTGTTTGTAAATCACGATTTTACCTTTCATTAATTTGTTTTTCCTTTTAACTTTCCTCATTCACACCAACCTATTTTTCTTTCTGCcattttttgtccttttttttttactctaACTTTCTTACTTTATAACCTATCACGCCACTTTCACCTACTACTACATCTCCTACCATCTTATAATATTGTTAACCCACCTACACTCATTGTTTTATAACCTACTCCTTTACCTGTTAGTGACACGTTATCTAGCCCCTCAACTCAACCTTCACCTTGTACATCTATATGTTACCTTCATATTCTTTCTttggtcctttttctttttacctAGCCCTTTACATGATCTTCCTTTATGACGTACTTCCTGCATTTGACTTAGTATTATATGGAGTCAACGTTGATTTGAATTTTCTTGAAGTTTAAGGCTTTGTTTCGACTATATGCTttgtataatttttggtgattttaggTCCACTCAGCATCAGTTGGTTACAAGGtctagagacacggccgtgtgtctcctccTACACGGTTTAAGCTCTACTACACAGTTTAGCCATACGGCCATGTCCCTGTACCACACGGTCTCTGCCTTGTCACATGGTTTGGCCTCATGGCCGTATAACccatgttttcactatttacctataattttttttttgtaaaagtttcaatttaatccataattgtTATTGGTTTGTTTAAATGTTACGTCAGCTCGAATTAGGTCCCGATATAATTGAATAGCTTGGAAATGATATTTTTGACTATGTTTGATTGATTGCTGAACAACGTTAACTTTTGTAGTGGTAATATCTTGTACTCGGGTTCAACGACTGgatcgggtatggggtgttacactgtgAGTTAGAGGGAgacttattttgttattattggcttttttttaatcattagctaaaatgtgttttttttcaACATGTCAAAAGGAGAGATTGTTGGAACTTTAACTATCTATGTTTCAGCCACTACATGCCATGTTAGAACATCACTTGATTTTATTTATGCAGGttatttattttttcccttttgtaGAATTTGAAGAGAAATGAAGTATTTTTTTAATGGGAAGAAATTTTATCCTTATTCTTTAAAGTCTTTGACTTAGTATTACATGGAGCAAacattaatttgaattttcttggagtttaagtcttttattttaaatgtttatttactTCCTTAGTTATTTGGAGAACGGGTTGATCTCATACTATAAATAACCTATTAGTTTTATGTGTAATTTTAATAGGTGGAAGGAGGATCAATTTATATATAATCAACTTTTGTTCTGGCATGTCCATCAAGTAACcgaataaatgaaaaagaatgatttaatttagtattaaattaaatatcttaATTACTTTAAGTTGAGCCAACTTAATTTTTCCCAAACTAAAATCTTATCGTATACCAAATCATAGTAGCGGCACCCCCTTTTTTGTTTTTGCCAAGGGAAATGTTGtgggaagaaaatgaaaatagaatcaatgaaatagaatgaaattgagAAAAACAAGGATGATCGAAACCTTGTTATAACATTATATGGGACAATCTTGACCCACTTTGTTGTAGTTGCACAAAAACGTATAGATTTTTCAATCTTTTAATGGCAAAATTAAAGTCAATTAATGTAGATTTCGTTGTCAAAAAGGTAAAGTTTGTGGAGTTGGTTTGCAACTTGGTAAGGGGGAGGATACTAGCAGCAAATGTTCAAATTTGAGATGAGAAGGTGACTGGTGGCTACGACATTTTACATTGTTGATTTGGTTTTGAAAGATtgcatattttctttttcttgttgtcCCGTGTTGGTGATCATGGTGCTGGTTTAGTTTGTTATTTTTACAATGGTGCTATTTGGTTGGAATTTGTTTCAGACTTGATATCTTATTCCTTGTTTGTGCACTTTGATTGATCATCCTTTATGTATCCTTTGCGATTTGAGATGTTCGATTGACTAATTCACGAATAAATATACATGTTTATGGCCCAAGCTAATAGTGGACGTAGTTTTTAAGCATGATATTTTTGATGCATTCTCCTAGGGGGAGTTCTTTATTTTAAAGTCAATTTCAGAGGAAGAAACTCTTTGGCATTTTTCCTCAAAAGGGGAGAAGATTAGTAATTATTAGAATTAAGTGaaccaaatccttatttaaataaaatacagtgttaaaataaaaaaaagtaagatccctatagaactacacttcttttattttattttagaataatgttttttaaaccttattaaactccatctatttgatattgattagaataaggtgtttcattCTTGCTACACTCCTATTAggatatggttttacaagcctataaatagacataatctactcctcttgtaattattcgaattcgacatagtgaattttcttctcctctacctaTGGTTTTTTTCCAAAAGGGTTTCTACgtaaaaatctatgtgttctttatttttatttctctttcctttgcgatatattgtcattaccgacattctatttttacacATTGGTATCAAATATTCCGGGTTGATCATCTTAATCATGGTAATAGcttctttgaagtatgaaattccgttgttggatcgcaacaccaaattcacgttgtggcagataaagatctAGACAATTCTTGCATAGATGAACTTAGAGAAAGCCCTATTAGGGGTAGATAAGATACATTCGACATTgatggaggaagagaagaagcgcaaggattgaaaggcgttaacacagttacatctgcatttgtctaacgaatttttgcaggatgtgatgaaggagaaaccaccgctggattatggaagaggctggaacaaatatgtatgtcgaaaactctaaccagcaagttgcatataaatcagcatctttatgctcatcatttggaggaaggtgcgtctgtgcatGAACagttaacagtgtttaaagaaattctctcaaacttggaggccgtggaggttcagtatgataagtaAGATCTAGGGTCAAAATGGAGCTTTTGTGTGgacaattcttttattttatatgttcatTTATCTCCCTGGTTACTTGGAGAAGGTGTCAATCTCATACTATAAATAAACTATTAGTTTTATGTGTAACTTTAATAGGTAGAAGGAAGATCAAAATCAACTTTTGCTCTGGTATATGTCCATCAAGTAaccaaataaatgaaaaaagaatGAATATTAAATATCTCAAGTACTTTAAGTTGAGTCATCTAATTTGAGACTTAAATTTGCCCATATATTTGAACTAAAATCTTACCATATACATATTTCGGTATTCGTCTAGACCAATTCATACTAGCAACACCCGCTCTCACTTTTTGGAAAGGAAAAGTAAAATTGTTAACCAAATACATACCCTGTCATTCACCCTCACCCGTTCAATTtatgttagtacaaaactccagtaagaaaaaactcgaacacacgatcggaactcgaaaagaaaagaagaaataggacaggctccaaggcgtgtatcaagccactatctttaaggttatattcgcccccacttatcttcagtgtgaaaacgagttccaagcaaattaacctcgaggatacaatgaagccatgactatttgcgttttgcactgacgagaatagtccactatgcactgagtaatgtataacaaaaactcaatttctacaaaggatttctgcagcaatactttatagaataatctaataatattagaaaatgaaggaagagaagaaataatattagaatttgttgatatgatttccaaatgaaatctcattcctatttattggaattttcatgtctcttcatagagacatctttcaataggtgtctttatgaataaataaataataattattcatttaattttgtaactattcaaataatatttttgaatagttataattctttttttttaaaaatcaaatgatataacttttgaccaatgaccaaaagttttatcttttgattaattacacccattcatttatagttattgggatactataaatatttgaaaatattccaacaatctccccccattttcaaaatatttagattttgatattcttggaaatcaatttgcataaataaaggtgtcttacgattgaaccttcacttagtgaaaacatgttaaagttaatcgaaattgtatggtagactaaactttgaaccaactattccatttgattaactgaacacatctcacacaatgatttcaacatcagtcaatgcatagtatctagggacactattatagccatgtgtctatgtcctcttttcatgagtgctgtcagagccaagcccttaagctcctagaagcggccacacttccactcacataggtagatcccatcaaaagtgttcccgtaattataacactctaacatatttatgttatgggtccattaagagtacattactcatccttcccttatcattacgggtacctagcactttaatcttaggatggatttatttatagtgctaacagtcacatactaatgatgtactttgtctcattgaactcaagacttgacgttataccaagcgttgagtcgagtttccatcatgggtgactctaattaataggcttgagtcccatccctttgaggtcctttttactgcatctctagcaagactttttgtcaaaggatctgccaaattttcacttgacctcacataattaatagtgatcactccatcagagattcattgtcggacataactatgtcttaatccaatgtgtctagagtttccattatatacttggctatatgcctttgctagagtagcctcactatcacaacggatagaaataggtgaaattggcttaagccataaaggtacatcataaagcaaatttcttaaccattctgcttctttagatgcagcggct is a window of Gossypium hirsutum isolate 1008001.06 chromosome D08, Gossypium_hirsutum_v2.1, whole genome shotgun sequence DNA encoding:
- the LOC121220369 gene encoding LOW QUALITY PROTEIN: AT-rich interactive domain-containing protein 2-like (The sequence of the model RefSeq protein was modified relative to this genomic sequence to represent the inferred CDS: inserted 1 base in 1 codon), which gives rise to MAGWSSLTNGSGLDCLLVRVYQAYATNAGNDMQSPDLLKLFLVVREIGGYEFVSKKGLWAFVVKELGLDLEVSASVKLIYAKYLHELEKWLKKRNREGSDVGNFGFLSLEHEEELGSGSMEYVKHDQFIGIDAANRLKCRLQMFGDYEEKERVCRNDFGPPFPQKEFTTRKRKRESLSGMLNWVIQVAKCLDDPSAGAILEPSKWKDHVGNEFWIQAIRAREALRQKRDDRSVVEPSLSQKNRKMHPSMFDDTSLHYQFMESTKSECGPEEQPVVAMDLSSLDTSMAAESSVDDSFRRQVFVGPRFQAEVPEWSGIVSDTDSKWLGTLEWPVKCEEHNSLAVTDQIGKGRPNSCSCQIPGSVECIRLHIAEKRMKLKLELGSVFYRWKFDGMGEEVTLRWTAEEEKRFKYMVQFEPPSLNTFWPSASKFFPGKTRQDVGSYYFNVFLIRRRSYQNRVTPKSIDSDDDETEFGCISGSLGSEAVKVPGSXMLTCFQNSQCINWE